A window of Auraticoccus monumenti contains these coding sequences:
- a CDS encoding carbohydrate ABC transporter permease, translated as MSTSTPNAPAALAPRRLGTGAPRKGDVTERSARGQWWRFLLMGVITSVVLVPIAAVVWLSFRPGLGSSESTPTLENFEIVLGRTQVLTWLGNSLLTALVTVVIAVVVAAPAGYVLSRGRNKLVSGYSLLLFVVQSVPIVISVIPLFILFAQLQMVDTLAGITVIYVGSTMSVAIWMMTAYYDTIPVALEEAAWIDGASVFGGFARIVLRNSLPGVLSTAIFCFLLAWNDYLVALVFLRSNANFTLPVGLQTFFQQNTTNWGPVMAMAVIMMLPPVIVFAFLNKYFSVGGIGGSLAGR; from the coding sequence ATGAGCACCTCCACCCCGAACGCGCCGGCGGCGCTGGCGCCCCGTCGCCTCGGCACCGGCGCACCCCGCAAGGGCGACGTCACCGAGCGGAGCGCCCGTGGCCAGTGGTGGCGGTTCCTCCTGATGGGGGTCATCACCTCGGTGGTGCTGGTCCCCATCGCGGCCGTCGTCTGGCTCTCCTTCCGGCCCGGGCTGGGCAGCTCGGAGAGCACCCCCACCCTGGAGAACTTCGAGATCGTGCTGGGCCGCACCCAGGTGCTCACCTGGCTCGGCAACAGCCTGCTCACCGCGCTGGTGACCGTGGTCATCGCCGTGGTGGTCGCGGCCCCGGCCGGCTACGTCCTCTCCCGGGGTCGCAACAAGCTGGTCTCGGGGTACTCGCTGCTGCTCTTCGTGGTGCAGTCGGTGCCGATCGTCATCTCGGTCATCCCGCTGTTCATCCTCTTCGCCCAGCTGCAGATGGTGGACACGCTGGCCGGCATCACGGTCATCTACGTGGGGTCCACCATGTCGGTGGCCATCTGGATGATGACGGCCTACTACGACACGATCCCGGTGGCCCTGGAGGAGGCGGCCTGGATCGACGGGGCCTCCGTCTTCGGCGGGTTCGCGCGGATCGTGCTCCGCAACTCCCTGCCGGGGGTGCTGTCCACGGCCATCTTCTGCTTCCTGCTGGCCTGGAACGACTACCTGGTGGCCCTGGTGTTCCTGCGCTCCAACGCCAACTTCACCCTGCCGGTGGGGCTGCAGACCTTCTTCCAGCAGAACACCACCAACTGGGGACCGGTGATGGCCATGGCGGTCATCATGATGCTCCCGCCGGTGATCGTCTTCGCCTTCCTGAACAAGTACTTCAGCGTGGGGGGCATCGGCGGTTCGCTGGCCGGTCGATGA
- a CDS encoding GMC oxidoreductase has protein sequence MTGTEQLRAAVDRVVPADGWPAGWSGGVEHHLTTSPDLGWARPLLGSLTQRLAGLGFDALPTDEQDRLLTGLEADPDAAAELAALRRVCWEGYYAARPGLHPAGLQMLGFEPVPAGTRVVEPDPLPTVTAAQVAPRYDAVVVGSGPGGGTLARVLSAAGKHVLLVERARPMTNAELRGDHLHGKRNAVYSPSAGPGPGHPRVAEHGEDSTVVDGDQSASRYGLNAMLLGGGTRIWQGMSWRFMPEDFTMASTYGNPEGASLADWPVGYEEMEPYYERAETELGVAGEVGALTTRTPRRSGYPMPAMGTEPARELLAAGAERLGWGWGPIPLAINSVPSEGRPACVRCPQCVGHACPVAAKNGSHNTVVPRALATGRCDLLLDAEAVHVTDGAGSATVRLVAGASTGQPVALEVGADVVVVAAGAVETPRLLLASGLGNDQLGRHLHDHRFVTVLGQVDPPVKDFRGPGHSIATRDHEHAGIPWGGGVLVDLMGILPLTMAMDPPVAGVPAWGEGHKHWMREGRRRVFGVFGIGQEVPLPTSRVRLADVRDRWGRPGARIRKDTHPASLEVERGMAEAAARWMVEVGAVGVARRHGSATASAAGEHSSGTARMGEDPRTSATGPDGRLHGTRRVHVADASLHPTNGSVNPALTVMANAFRVGDRILRDWPG, from the coding sequence ATGACCGGGACGGAGCAGCTGCGGGCAGCCGTCGACCGGGTCGTCCCAGCCGACGGCTGGCCCGCCGGGTGGTCCGGTGGCGTGGAGCACCACCTGACCACCTCTCCGGACCTGGGCTGGGCCCGGCCGCTGCTGGGGTCCTTGACCCAGCGGCTGGCCGGGCTCGGCTTCGACGCCCTGCCCACCGACGAGCAGGACCGGCTCCTCACCGGGCTGGAGGCCGATCCGGACGCCGCCGCGGAGCTCGCGGCCCTGCGCCGGGTCTGCTGGGAGGGCTACTACGCCGCCCGCCCGGGTCTCCACCCGGCCGGGCTGCAGATGCTGGGCTTCGAGCCGGTCCCGGCCGGGACGCGCGTGGTCGAGCCCGACCCGCTGCCCACCGTCACCGCCGCCCAGGTGGCCCCGCGCTACGACGCGGTGGTGGTCGGCTCCGGGCCCGGCGGCGGCACGCTGGCCCGGGTGCTGAGCGCGGCCGGCAAGCACGTGCTGCTGGTCGAGCGGGCCCGTCCGATGACCAACGCCGAGCTCCGCGGGGACCACCTGCACGGCAAGCGCAACGCCGTCTACAGCCCGTCTGCCGGACCGGGGCCGGGCCACCCCCGGGTGGCCGAGCACGGCGAGGACTCCACCGTCGTCGACGGTGACCAGAGCGCGTCCCGCTACGGGTTGAACGCGATGCTGCTGGGCGGTGGCACCCGGATCTGGCAGGGCATGTCCTGGCGCTTCATGCCCGAGGACTTCACCATGGCCAGCACCTACGGCAACCCCGAGGGCGCCAGCCTGGCCGACTGGCCGGTGGGCTACGAGGAGATGGAGCCCTACTACGAGCGGGCCGAGACCGAGCTGGGCGTGGCCGGGGAGGTCGGCGCGCTGACCACCCGGACGCCACGGCGCAGCGGCTACCCGATGCCCGCGATGGGCACCGAGCCGGCCCGCGAGCTGCTGGCCGCGGGCGCGGAGCGGCTGGGCTGGGGCTGGGGCCCGATCCCGCTGGCGATCAACAGCGTGCCCTCCGAGGGCCGCCCCGCCTGCGTGCGCTGCCCGCAGTGCGTCGGTCACGCCTGCCCGGTGGCGGCCAAGAACGGGTCGCACAACACCGTGGTCCCACGCGCCCTGGCCACCGGGCGGTGCGACCTGCTGCTCGACGCCGAGGCCGTGCACGTGACCGACGGCGCCGGGTCGGCCACGGTCCGGCTGGTCGCCGGTGCCTCCACCGGGCAGCCCGTCGCGCTGGAGGTGGGCGCCGACGTCGTGGTGGTGGCCGCCGGTGCGGTGGAGACGCCGCGGCTGCTGCTGGCCAGCGGTCTGGGCAACGACCAGCTCGGGCGCCACCTGCACGACCACCGCTTCGTCACCGTGCTGGGTCAGGTCGACCCGCCCGTGAAGGACTTCCGCGGTCCCGGCCACTCGATCGCCACCCGCGACCACGAGCACGCCGGCATCCCCTGGGGCGGCGGCGTGCTGGTCGACCTGATGGGCATCCTGCCGCTGACCATGGCGATGGACCCGCCGGTGGCCGGCGTCCCGGCCTGGGGCGAGGGGCACAAGCACTGGATGCGGGAGGGGCGTCGTCGCGTCTTCGGCGTCTTCGGCATCGGCCAGGAGGTGCCGCTGCCGACCTCACGGGTCCGCCTCGCCGACGTCCGCGACCGCTGGGGACGTCCGGGGGCCAGGATCCGCAAGGACACCCACCCGGCGTCGCTGGAGGTCGAGCGCGGCATGGCCGAGGCCGCCGCGCGCTGGATGGTGGAGGTCGGCGCGGTGGGCGTCGCCCGTCGGCACGGCTCGGCCACCGCCTCGGCCGCCGGCGAGCACTCGAGCGGCACCGCCCGGATGGGGGAGGATCCGCGCACCTCCGCCACCGGACCCGACGGCCGTCTGCACGGGACCCGCCGCGTGCACGTCGCCGACGCCTCCCTGCACCCGACCAACGGCAGCGTCAACCCCGCGCTGACCGTGATGGCCAACGCCTTCCGGGTGGGAGACCGCATCCTGCGGGACTGGCCCGGCTGA
- a CDS encoding WXG100 family type VII secretion target produces MSSFDQIQFEPESLRRAAAGMDDAAQELLSKAQALLSEVGDVSALGTNDTLGSIASMLYSAVLARVQETVDSVSSELGAHGGALASAAEGYAGTEDANAQLGTSTWDGSGGGL; encoded by the coding sequence GTGAGCTCCTTCGACCAGATCCAGTTCGAGCCCGAGTCGCTGCGTCGCGCGGCGGCCGGCATGGACGACGCCGCCCAGGAGCTGCTGTCCAAGGCGCAGGCGCTCCTCAGCGAGGTCGGCGACGTGTCGGCGCTGGGCACCAACGACACCCTGGGCAGCATCGCCTCGATGCTCTACTCCGCGGTGCTGGCCCGCGTGCAGGAGACGGTGGACTCGGTCAGCAGCGAGCTCGGGGCCCACGGCGGCGCCCTGGCCTCCGCGGCCGAGGGCTACGCCGGCACCGAGGACGCGAACGCCCAGCTCGGCACATCCACCTGGGACGGGTCCGGAGGAGGTCTCTGA
- a CDS encoding WXG100-like domain-containing protein, whose product MAVMLPGEVSYLLNMLGFEWPEGNEDKVFDYGSRWMAFSGEAGEANNLGTQAAQHALGANSGPAMEAFQKSFDDIEGVKDVATKLATAGNLTGGCLLLVGAVIIALKVAFVVNLVALAVQIATAIASAAVTFGASLAWIPVAKEIARRLLELALNLALEQLMGGA is encoded by the coding sequence ATGGCGGTGATGCTTCCCGGCGAGGTGTCCTACCTGCTCAACATGCTGGGTTTCGAGTGGCCCGAGGGCAACGAGGACAAGGTCTTCGACTACGGCTCGCGGTGGATGGCCTTCTCGGGTGAGGCGGGGGAGGCCAACAACCTCGGCACGCAGGCGGCCCAGCACGCGCTGGGCGCCAACTCCGGCCCGGCGATGGAGGCCTTCCAGAAGTCCTTCGACGACATCGAGGGGGTCAAGGACGTCGCCACCAAGCTGGCCACGGCCGGCAACCTGACCGGCGGCTGCCTGCTGCTGGTGGGTGCGGTGATCATCGCCCTCAAGGTGGCCTTCGTGGTCAACCTGGTCGCGCTGGCGGTGCAGATCGCCACGGCGATCGCCTCGGCTGCGGTGACCTTCGGGGCGTCCCTGGCCTGGATCCCGGTGGCCAAGGAGATCGCCCGGCGGCTGCTGGAGCTGGCCCTCAACCTGGCCCTGGAGCAGCTGATGGGCGGCGCCTGA
- a CDS encoding DNA/RNA non-specific endonuclease translates to MARGRAAALRGVFGSMLDDVLKVVDTPIKRGTRRLEPNAAYTTGKRGTTAKYHYSTDAQGRIRSAHARPLQLHRGNRASHTNDPMGKRPGDHAGHLIADLFGGSQRHDNIVAQLSSQNLGRYKSMENRWARLLDQTPPAKIDVDIKVLYGPGDRPIGISVTEVVNGRRLKHPMFTN, encoded by the coding sequence ATGGCCCGCGGTCGCGCGGCGGCGCTGCGGGGCGTCTTCGGCAGCATGCTCGACGACGTCCTCAAGGTGGTCGACACCCCGATCAAGCGGGGGACGCGGCGGCTGGAGCCGAACGCCGCGTACACCACCGGCAAGCGGGGCACCACCGCGAAGTACCACTACTCCACCGACGCCCAGGGCCGGATCCGGTCCGCGCACGCACGCCCGCTGCAGCTGCACCGGGGCAACCGGGCGTCGCACACCAACGACCCGATGGGCAAGCGGCCGGGCGACCACGCCGGGCACCTGATCGCCGACCTCTTCGGCGGCTCCCAGCGTCACGACAACATCGTGGCCCAGCTCAGCTCCCAGAACCTGGGCAGGTACAAGTCCATGGAGAACCGTTGGGCGCGTCTGCTCGACCAGACCCCACCGGCCAAGATCGACGTCGACATCAAGGTCCTCTATGGTCCCGGGGACCGGCCGATCGGCATCTCGGTGACCGAGGTGGTCAACGGCAGACGGCTGAAGCACCCCATGTTCACGAACTGA
- a CDS encoding TIGR01777 family oxidoreductase codes for MRIAVGGSSGLIGSALVQALHQRGDEVVRLVRRAPQHPDEREWDPGRLAVSGPGLADVDAVVSLAGAGIADQRWSEARKQLLRSSRLDTTNTVVTALAGADRCRTFLSGSAVGYYGDGGEAELEESAPRGQGFLAELVEDWELAALRAPVRTVLLRTGLVLSGEGGLVGRLAPVFRLGAGGRIGTGEQFQPWISLRDEVAAVLHLLDSDVDGPVNLVGPRPVRNTELTRALGRALHRPTLVPTPTRALDLLLGPQLVREALLASQRVLPTRLVGLGFVHRDTDLSDTLGELLRG; via the coding sequence ATGAGGATCGCGGTCGGAGGCAGCTCGGGTCTGATCGGGAGCGCGCTGGTCCAGGCGCTGCACCAGCGCGGCGACGAGGTGGTCCGGCTGGTGCGCCGGGCACCGCAGCACCCCGACGAGCGCGAGTGGGACCCCGGCCGCCTGGCGGTCTCGGGTCCGGGTCTCGCCGACGTCGACGCGGTGGTGAGCCTGGCCGGTGCCGGGATCGCGGACCAGCGGTGGAGCGAGGCCCGCAAGCAGCTCCTGCGCAGCAGCCGGCTGGACACCACGAACACCGTGGTCACGGCCCTGGCCGGCGCCGACCGCTGCCGCACGTTCCTCTCCGGGTCCGCCGTCGGCTACTACGGCGACGGCGGGGAGGCCGAGCTCGAGGAGTCCGCACCGAGGGGGCAGGGCTTCCTGGCCGAGCTGGTGGAGGACTGGGAGCTGGCCGCCCTCCGCGCCCCGGTCCGGACCGTGCTGCTGCGCACCGGTCTGGTGCTCTCGGGCGAGGGCGGACTGGTCGGTCGGCTGGCCCCGGTCTTCCGCCTCGGCGCCGGCGGCCGGATCGGCACCGGTGAGCAGTTCCAGCCCTGGATCAGCCTGCGCGACGAGGTGGCGGCCGTGCTGCACCTGCTGGACTCCGACGTCGACGGCCCGGTGAACCTGGTCGGACCCCGCCCGGTGCGCAACACCGAGCTCACGCGGGCGCTGGGCCGCGCGCTGCACCGCCCGACCCTGGTGCCCACCCCGACCCGGGCGCTGGACCTCCTGCTCGGCCCCCAGCTGGTGCGCGAGGCGCTGCTGGCCAGCCAGCGGGTGCTGCCCACCCGGTTGGTCGGGCTGGGCTTCGTGCACCGCGACACCGACCTCTCCGACACCCTGGGTGAGCTGCTGCGGGGCTGA
- the guaB gene encoding IMP dehydrogenase: MRSPPAPPSEREHVPTLPGDLTAAGVPEPFAALGLTFDDVLLQPNETDVIPSEADTSSQLSRRIRVGIPLLSSAMDTVTESRMAVAIAREGGMGILHRNLSIEDQAHQVDLVKRSEAGMIDEPITISPEATLAEADELCGQFRISGVPVVDAGRVLLGIITNRDMRFETDPTRQVGDVMTKMPLVTGPAGIHPDDALALLAANKIEKLPLVDPEGRLTGLITLKDYVKSDQFPHASRDEQGRLRVGAAVGFFGDAWERAMALVEEGVDAIVVDTANGHARGVIELIKRLKSDPAAAAVDVIGGNVATYAGARALVEAGADGVKVGVGPGSICTTRVVAGVGVPQVTAIHNAARACREAGVPVIGDGGLQYSGDIAKALVAGADTVMLGSLLAGCDESPGDLVFINGKQFKSYRGMGSLGAMASRGRKASYSKDRYFQSDVASDDKLVPEGIEGQVPYRGPLGAVAYQLVGGLRQAMFYTGARTVPELKERGSFVRITSAGLRESHPHDIQMTVEAPNYSG; this comes from the coding sequence ATGAGGTCACCGCCCGCACCACCGTCCGAGAGGGAACACGTGCCGACCCTGCCCGGTGACCTGACCGCCGCTGGAGTCCCCGAGCCGTTCGCGGCCCTGGGTCTGACCTTCGACGACGTCCTGCTCCAGCCCAACGAGACCGACGTCATCCCCAGCGAGGCCGACACCTCCTCCCAGCTGAGCCGGCGGATCCGCGTCGGCATCCCGCTGCTCAGCTCCGCGATGGACACCGTGACCGAGTCCCGGATGGCCGTGGCCATCGCCCGCGAGGGCGGGATGGGCATCCTGCACCGCAACCTCTCGATCGAGGACCAGGCCCACCAGGTCGACCTGGTCAAGCGGTCCGAGGCGGGCATGATCGACGAGCCGATCACCATCAGCCCCGAGGCGACCCTGGCCGAGGCCGACGAGCTCTGCGGTCAGTTCCGCATCTCCGGGGTCCCCGTGGTGGACGCCGGCCGGGTGCTGCTGGGCATCATCACCAACCGCGACATGCGCTTCGAGACCGACCCCACCCGCCAGGTCGGCGACGTGATGACCAAGATGCCGCTGGTCACCGGTCCGGCCGGGATCCACCCCGACGACGCGCTGGCGCTGCTGGCGGCCAACAAGATCGAGAAGCTGCCCCTGGTCGACCCCGAGGGTCGGCTGACCGGGTTGATCACCCTCAAGGACTACGTGAAGTCCGACCAGTTCCCGCACGCCAGCCGCGACGAGCAGGGACGTCTCCGCGTCGGTGCGGCGGTCGGCTTCTTCGGTGACGCCTGGGAGCGGGCGATGGCGCTGGTCGAGGAGGGGGTCGACGCCATCGTGGTGGACACCGCCAACGGCCACGCCCGCGGCGTGATCGAGCTGATCAAGCGGCTCAAGTCCGACCCGGCCGCCGCCGCGGTCGACGTGATCGGCGGCAACGTGGCCACCTACGCCGGGGCCCGGGCCCTGGTCGAGGCCGGCGCCGACGGCGTCAAGGTGGGGGTCGGGCCGGGCTCGATCTGCACCACCCGCGTGGTGGCCGGGGTCGGCGTCCCGCAGGTGACCGCGATCCACAACGCCGCCCGGGCCTGCCGCGAGGCGGGGGTGCCGGTGATCGGCGACGGCGGCCTGCAGTACTCCGGCGACATCGCCAAGGCCCTGGTGGCCGGCGCCGACACCGTGATGCTGGGCTCGCTGCTGGCCGGCTGCGACGAGAGCCCCGGTGACCTGGTGTTCATCAACGGCAAGCAGTTCAAGTCCTACCGCGGCATGGGTTCGCTGGGGGCGATGGCCTCCCGCGGGCGGAAGGCGTCCTACTCCAAGGACCGCTACTTCCAGAGCGACGTGGCCTCGGACGACAAGCTGGTGCCGGAGGGCATCGAGGGCCAGGTGCCCTACCGCGGCCCGCTCGGGGCGGTGGCCTACCAGCTGGTCGGCGGGCTCCGTCAGGCGATGTTCTACACCGGTGCCCGGACGGTCCCCGAGCTCAAGGAGCGTGGCAGCTTCGTCCGCATCACCTCCGCCGGTCTGCGAGAATCGCACCCGCACGACATCCAGATGACCGTCGAGGCCCCGAACTACTCGGGCTGA
- a CDS encoding GuaB3 family IMP dehydrogenase-related protein, whose amino-acid sequence MLEIGRSKRAERAYSLDDIAIVPSRRTRGTDQVNLGWRIDAQSFEFPMVAAPMDSVMSPATAITMGRLGGLGVLNLEGLWTRYEDPQPLLDELAGIADAQQATRRMQEVYAEPIKPELIGARMAEIRAAGVPVAGSLSPQHTQEHASTVEAAGVDFFVIRGTTVSAEHVSDEQEPLNLKQFIYDLDVPVIVGGVATYQAALHLMRTGAAGVLVGFGGGAAHTTRKVLGIAVPMASAISDVAEARRDYLDESGGRYVHVIADGSVGHSGDIAKAIACGADAVMIGSPLARATDAPGQGYHWGSEAWHGTLPRGERVQFEQVGPLEEILLGPSRRPDGSMNLVGALRRSMATTGYTEVKEFQRVEVVIS is encoded by the coding sequence ATGTTGGAGATCGGCCGGAGCAAGCGCGCCGAGCGGGCCTACTCGCTCGACGACATCGCCATCGTCCCGTCGCGGCGGACCCGCGGCACCGACCAGGTGAACCTGGGCTGGCGGATCGACGCCCAGAGCTTCGAGTTCCCGATGGTCGCGGCGCCGATGGACTCGGTGATGTCGCCGGCCACCGCGATCACCATGGGTCGCCTCGGCGGCCTCGGGGTGCTCAACCTCGAGGGCCTGTGGACCCGCTACGAGGACCCGCAGCCGCTGCTGGACGAGCTGGCCGGGATCGCCGACGCCCAGCAGGCCACCCGCCGCATGCAGGAGGTCTACGCCGAGCCGATCAAGCCCGAGCTGATCGGGGCGCGGATGGCCGAGATCAGGGCGGCCGGCGTCCCGGTGGCGGGCTCCCTGTCCCCCCAGCACACCCAGGAGCACGCCAGCACGGTGGAGGCGGCCGGGGTCGACTTCTTCGTCATCCGCGGCACCACGGTCTCGGCCGAGCACGTCTCCGACGAGCAGGAGCCGCTCAACCTCAAGCAGTTCATCTACGACCTGGACGTGCCGGTGATCGTCGGCGGCGTGGCCACCTACCAGGCCGCGCTGCACCTGATGCGCACCGGTGCGGCGGGCGTGCTGGTCGGCTTCGGCGGTGGCGCCGCGCACACCACCCGCAAGGTGCTGGGCATCGCCGTCCCGATGGCCTCGGCCATCTCCGACGTGGCCGAGGCGCGTCGGGACTACCTCGACGAGTCCGGCGGCCGCTACGTGCACGTCATCGCCGACGGCTCGGTGGGCCACTCCGGCGACATCGCCAAGGCCATCGCCTGCGGCGCGGACGCGGTCATGATCGGTTCCCCGCTGGCCCGGGCCACCGATGCACCCGGCCAGGGCTACCACTGGGGCTCCGAGGCCTGGCACGGCACCCTGCCGCGCGGCGAGCGCGTCCAGTTCGAGCAGGTCGGGCCGCTGGAGGAGATCCTGCTCGGCCCCTCGCGCCGCCCGGACGGCTCGATGAACCTGGTCGGCGCGCTGCGCCGCTCGATGGCCACCACCGGCTACACCGAGGTCAAGGAGTTCCAGCGCGTCGAGGTGGTCATCTCGTGA
- a CDS encoding chorismate mutase yields MDAALVHLLAERFKVTQRVGELKASHGLPPADPEREARQIARLRALAEDARLDPEFAEKFLTFVVAEVVRHHEAIASGQGVSEQGASEQGVSEQGASEQGGGA; encoded by the coding sequence ATGGACGCCGCCCTGGTGCACCTGCTGGCCGAGCGGTTCAAGGTGACCCAGCGGGTCGGGGAGCTCAAGGCCAGCCACGGGCTGCCGCCGGCCGACCCCGAGCGGGAGGCCCGTCAGATCGCACGGCTGCGGGCGCTGGCCGAGGACGCCCGGCTGGACCCCGAGTTCGCCGAGAAGTTCCTGACCTTCGTGGTGGCCGAGGTGGTCCGCCACCACGAGGCCATCGCCTCCGGGCAGGGCGTCTCCGAGCAGGGCGCCTCCGAGCAGGGCGTCTCCGAGCAGGGCGCGTCCGAGCAGGGCGGCGGGGCCTGA
- a CDS encoding class F sortase: MRRSEPRSDRARGGRTSSPGPVAALAGLALLLAACAVPSGGAGGTAGTAPAPPAATAGSAAPAPGTPPPVTAPRSPGPTGTTSRPAGTPSAPSSVEIASIGLSEALAPTGLAADGSLEVPADPGQVAWFSGGGRPGGAGPTVVLGHVDSTTGPAVFARLTELVPGDVVTVGSDDGASTRYVVDRVQDVPQDRFPTEAVFGATPDDELRLITCTGPYDRVSGYRDNRVVWASAEG, from the coding sequence GTGCGGCGCTCTGAGCCCCGCTCCGACCGGGCCCGGGGAGGGCGCACGTCCTCCCCGGGCCCGGTCGCGGCCCTCGCCGGGCTGGCGCTGCTGCTCGCCGCCTGCGCGGTGCCGTCGGGTGGGGCGGGCGGCACCGCGGGCACCGCGCCCGCACCTCCTGCCGCGACCGCCGGCAGCGCCGCACCAGCCCCCGGCACCCCTCCGCCGGTGACCGCACCCCGGTCACCGGGTCCCACCGGCACGACCTCACGACCAGCCGGCACCCCGTCGGCGCCGAGCTCGGTGGAGATCGCCTCGATCGGGCTCTCGGAGGCGCTGGCACCGACGGGCCTGGCCGCCGACGGCTCCCTGGAGGTGCCTGCCGACCCGGGCCAGGTGGCCTGGTTCAGCGGCGGCGGACGGCCCGGAGGTGCCGGTCCGACGGTGGTGCTCGGGCACGTGGACTCCACCACCGGCCCGGCGGTCTTCGCCCGGCTCACCGAGCTCGTCCCCGGCGACGTGGTCACCGTGGGCAGCGACGACGGCGCCAGCACCCGCTACGTCGTGGACCGCGTGCAGGACGTCCCGCAGGACCGGTTCCCGACCGAGGCGGTCTTCGGTGCGACCCCGGACGACGAGCTCCGGCTGATCACCTGCACCGGGCCCTACGACCGCGTCAGCGGCTACCGCGACAACCGGGTGGTGTGGGCCAGCGCCGAGGGGTGA
- a CDS encoding CHRD domain-containing protein, translated as MTFRTHLGRLALTGGLTLVAGSVLVLPASAETEVDRPDRFTSAFTVNATPDAVINPDGESAPGEAGTSGTFTFMINSDEEIICYEITTRGVTPPYQSKAKTATHVHQAVAGENGPPRISFPNPEGDGEQRTSSGCLQGPFTTGLEGEDGNDTGEGFSLASIEADPSGFSADTHTSAYVPGAVRGQLTEMPVGGVETGLGGAAGDSSPAAAGLAAGLLLAVGAGAVAVRRRARAAL; from the coding sequence ATGACCTTCCGCACCCACCTCGGCCGGCTGGCCCTGACCGGCGGCCTGACGCTGGTCGCCGGCTCCGTCCTCGTCCTCCCGGCCAGCGCCGAGACCGAGGTCGACCGTCCCGACCGCTTCACCAGCGCGTTCACGGTGAACGCCACCCCCGACGCGGTGATCAACCCCGACGGCGAGAGCGCCCCCGGTGAGGCCGGCACCAGCGGCACCTTCACCTTCATGATCAACTCCGACGAGGAGATCATCTGCTACGAGATCACCACCCGCGGCGTCACCCCGCCGTACCAGAGCAAGGCCAAGACGGCCACCCACGTCCACCAGGCCGTGGCCGGGGAGAACGGTCCGCCCCGGATCTCCTTCCCCAACCCCGAGGGCGACGGTGAGCAGCGCACCAGCAGCGGCTGCCTGCAGGGCCCCTTCACCACCGGGCTGGAGGGTGAGGACGGCAACGACACCGGCGAGGGCTTCTCGCTCGCCTCGATCGAGGCCGACCCGAGCGGCTTCTCCGCCGACACCCACACCTCCGCCTACGTCCCCGGCGCGGTCCGGGGTCAGCTGACCGAGATGCCGGTCGGCGGGGTCGAGACCGGCCTCGGTGGCGCGGCCGGCGACAGCTCCCCGGCCGCGGCCGGTCTGGCTGCCGGTCTGCTGCTGGCGGTCGGTGCCGGCGCGGTCGCGGTCCGGCGTCGGGCCCGTGCGGCGCTCTGA
- a CDS encoding sigma-70 family RNA polymerase sigma factor: MGLFAARRRPDPLALDRDEGVRAAYNAHGSELYRFALRQLGDEGAAQDAVQETFLRAWRKADSYDPEVSGLRGWLFAILRNVVIDEGRRSRVRPWQRVVELDDHRDPALVPRRSGFVDDLMDAWTVEEALRRLSPEHRGAIVEVHLRGRPQDEVAAEQGIPVGTLRSRVFYGLKALRLVLEEMGVEP; the protein is encoded by the coding sequence ATGGGCCTGTTCGCCGCACGCCGTCGCCCCGACCCGCTGGCGCTGGACCGCGACGAGGGGGTCCGCGCCGCCTACAACGCCCACGGCAGTGAGCTGTACCGCTTCGCGCTGCGCCAGCTCGGGGACGAGGGGGCCGCCCAGGACGCCGTCCAGGAGACCTTCCTGCGCGCCTGGCGCAAGGCCGACAGCTACGACCCGGAGGTGTCCGGGCTGCGGGGGTGGTTGTTCGCCATCCTGCGCAACGTGGTGATCGACGAGGGTCGCCGCTCCCGGGTGCGTCCCTGGCAGCGCGTGGTCGAGCTCGACGACCACCGCGACCCGGCCCTGGTGCCGCGACGGTCGGGCTTCGTCGACGACCTGATGGACGCCTGGACGGTGGAGGAGGCGCTGCGCCGGCTCAGCCCGGAGCACCGGGGTGCCATCGTGGAGGTGCACCTGCGCGGGCGCCCGCAGGACGAGGTCGCCGCCGAGCAGGGGATCCCGGTGGGTACCCTGCGCAGCCGGGTCTTCTACGGCCTCAAGGCGCTTCGTCTGGTCCTGGAGGAGATGGGGGTGGAACCGTGA